The Bacteroidota bacterium region AATAGTTTATTTCCTTTTGGAATAGAACAATATACTTATCAAAAACTTGCAGTATTGAGTAGTGCAGGTAGTTGTTGTGAACTAACTTTATCTTACTCAATGTGCTGTAGAAATTCCGCAATTACAACAATTGATGCCAATCAAAATTTTTATATTGATGCAATGCTGAATCGTTGTGTAAGTCCTTGCGATAACTCACCTTCATTTGTAAATCCTCCAATGGCAATTATCTGTGTTGGTGAAATTTTTTTGTATAGCAGTGGAGTAAATGACCAAGATATGTCTCCCACAGGTGGATTGTCAGATTCCTTAGTTTACTCATGGTGTCATCCTTTAAGTAGTGAAAATTCAAATATAACTTATACAGGACAATATTCCTATGATAAGCCAATTCACTTTTGGGGATTTCCTAATAAAGACCTTCAATTCCCTCAAGGCTTTCATATTAATGTTTATACGGGTTCTATATCATTTCTCCCTATAAAAGTTGAACAAACCGTAATGACAATGCAAGTCGAAGAATACAGAAATGGAATATTAATAGGAAGAGTAAAACGAAATTTACAATTTATAGTAATAAAATGTCCGTATAACAGTGCACCTGTATTAAGTAGTCCGATTTATAAGGAAGTATATGTAAATCAACCTGTAACTTTCACAATTAATACTTATGACAGCGATTCAGAAGATACCTTACTGATAGGCTGGGACGCAGCAATACACGATGCATCATGGACAGATAATAACAAAAAGGCAAAATACCCAACAGGAGTATTTAATTGGACACCTACAAAACAAGATGTTAAACCCATACCTTGGGTATTTATTGTAAGGGTAAAAGATGACGCATGGCCTATTAATGGAAGTAGCACAAGAGCATATCACATACTTGTAAAAGATTCAACTAGCTCAATTGCAAAAACAAAATATCCTATAATAACTCTTTATCCAAATCCCTCAAGCGGAAAAGTTTACATTAAATCAGAAACAAGAATTAAATCCATTAATTTATATAATTCCTTAGGAAAATCAATTTTAAAAGTTCAAAATTTAAGTGCAAAAAATTATGAATTGGACAAGCAAGTAAAAGGAATTTACTTTTTAAAACTTGGCTTGATGGATGGAAATGAAGTTGTAGAAAAAATTGTTTTTGAATAAATAAGATAAATACAAAATTATGAAAAAGAAAAATTTATTACTCATCACACTTTTTATCGCCATGTTTTTTATTACAAAACCTGCTTCTTCAAATAACATAATGGGAGGAGATTTAACATGGGTATGCATAGGTCAGGATAGTTTCATGATAAAACTTGTAATTTATCGAGATTGTAATGGCAAAATTTTAGGCAATGCCAATATTGATGTCAAATGCAAATCAACCAATAAGTTAATTACAACTCTTAATATTTATAAGCCAGCACCTATTGACATTACACCTACTTGCGGAACAACTTGTACAAGGTGCAACGATTCAAATTGCATTTTTCCTTATG contains the following coding sequences:
- a CDS encoding T9SS type A sorting domain-containing protein, with amino-acid sequence MKKKSLILVALLISIFFSPKSASSQIMGGDLTWSCIGQDSFMIKLVVYRDCNGVQLGNAIVNIKCKSTNKLITILNIYKPAPIDITPSCGSTVTRCSDSNSLFPFGIEQYTYQKLAVLSSAGSCCELTLSYSMCCRNSAITTIDANQNFYIDAMLNRCVSPCDNSPSFVNPPMAIICVGEIFLYSSGVNDQDMSPTGGLSDSLVYSWCHPLSSENSNITYTGQYSYDKPIHFWGFPNKDLQFPQGFHINVYTGSISFLPIKVEQTVMTMQVEEYRNGILIGRVKRNLQFIVIKCPYNSAPVLSSPIYKEVYVNQPVTFTINTYDSDSEDTLLIGWDAAIHDASWTDNNKKAKYPTGVFNWTPTKQDVKPIPWVFIVRVKDDAWPINGSSTRAYHILVKDSTSSIAKTKYPIITLYPNPSSGKVYIKSETRIKSINLYNSLGKSILKVQNLSAKNYELDKQVKGIYFLKLGLMDGNEVVEKIVFE